tatatatatatatatatatagtttttatcaatcgttgatgtacgtctcactttattgattgagcatttggATCTTTTCTCTCGATAAGAcgaaaagtaaaataaaaaatgttgaataattactttcacgcttattacaaatcagtcacataattatttttggtcattcctcgacaaaacgaaaaaaatgataaataattactttctcaataattagctatgtaattaatgttaatcaaggTTGAAAAACTGGCGCAACGCCAGTTCGCCCAACCAGTTGAAATGAAATTGAATAAAGGGCAAATAAGACCAGTGGCTAGAGATGTTATTTTGGTTAACAGCTGGAAATTATAAACATTCATTCATTTCTCAACAAAATAAGCCCTAAACTGGATTTTAAACAACAAATCATCCTTACTTGCTGATGTAGTTTGATCCACAGTCGACCTAGACACTTCAAAGGTAAACAATCGTGTTTTACTCTGTATGATTTTAGGGTAATTGTTTAACAATTAACTCTTGCTTTCTATTTCAGTAACATAGGTATCGTAATGTTTAGCTAACTGTAAATTAAGTAATTTATAAAAATAGTCCCAACTTCTGTTAAACTAATCATTTGACTCATAATTCAAACTACAATTAGCAAGAGTATATTAATTATCAAATATTACTTACTGATTGTTGGTAGGTGTGGGTGTTGATAGGCTTTGTTTTCATAAAATTTTGTATAGCAAAACCAAAAACTGTGTAGCTATgacataaagtaaataaaattttgcTAAATTAGTTACTAATTGTGGGTACTTGAACTGAAAATTAAATTTTACCATGTGTTTGTACTAGGTTTATTTTGTGGATTTGCCTATTAAACTCTATTTATCTTAAATTAAGTTTAGCACTAATTTTGCAATATGAATTTGTGTTTCAAGATGAATGCTCAACGTTTATTGTTAGATGGAACGATCACAACCCTTCCTTCAGACATAATTGAAAACATTATGTGGCGTCTACCAATTGAAGAGGTAGTAAGGACAAGTATCCTCTCTAAGGAATGGAGGTACAATTGGACCAAAATTCCTAAAGTTGTGTTTACTGAGGAGATGTTTGATGAATCAATGGATGAAAATCAGCTGCCCGTTATCGAGCAAGGACTTGAAGAACCAAAAAGTGAAAGGAAAAAGATGAGTAGGAGATGTAAACTTTTCTATGCTATAAACAAATTCCTGTTACTACACCACAGGCCAATAGTTGACTTCACCATATCCATGAGTTCATCTGACTCGAATGTTGACTCTGTGGAAATCGACCAAATATTACTTCATTTGTCGAGAAAGAATACGGTCAAGAAAATTCATTTGAGTTTTGGTTGTGGTAGTTTTAATCAACAAAATAGAACTTCATTTCTCGAGGGACAAGACGATGGATTATTGCTTTTTTATAAGCTACCCTTATGCATTTTCTCGTTTCATCACCTATATCTTTCTGGTTGTGCTATTTTTAAACCACAAACATTAAACAGATTTGGTAGCCTTACAACCTTATTGTTGGAGAATGTTGTCATTAATGATAAAGCACTTGTGCACATCTTATCCAATAATCCACTACTAAAAAACTTAACAATGGTATGTTAGTTGTTACTAGAGTATCTATCCTCATGGACTTCAATTACTTATTGAAATGTTTAAGTTATTGCAGCTTAAAGGAGCCAATGGTTTTGTGTATTGTAAAAAGGATGACCATGCCACCACCCTCGTTGAGCTATTTCAGTTCTTACCTGTAATCGAACATCTTGTTCTTTGTGTTCGGGGCATTCAGGTAAATTTATAATCGCTATATGCAATGGATTTAACATGGAAACttggtttttatatatatatatatatatatatatatatatatatatatatatatatatatatatatatatatatataggggcaggatcaacggggatgtaaccaatcggggggaagcgggggaagcaatttttttttttttttttcgttttttttggaattttttttttcaggcatcaagatcacacgaaaatatgaacatttagaaaagacacttcgtgatgaatgttattatttaggcgggaaaacgatcgacaaaaataacattcaagataatattgttcgtgaagaatgttaacgatttttttttttttttttttttttttttttttttcctttcatgttttgtgaagtaaaatttagcccggtttagggtttagggtttagagtttagggtttagtgttttgggtttatggaactctaaaccgttcgtgttaaaaactccatctaaatcctaaatctaaaccctaaatctaaaccctaaaccctaaatttctaaaccctaatatataaaccctataaaccctaatatctaaaccctaatatctaaaacctcaacatacgctcgaaaaacacgataattgttatatattagttcttcgagcgttttcccgccaaaataaaaacatttatcacaaagtgtctttattaaatgttcatattttcatccaatctataatgtttgtgaacaaagttctttcaaaaaacgaaaaaaaaaaaaaaagattttgcttcccccagcttgattacttccccattgatcctgcccctaaatgttcatgttttgtgaagcaaatttttttttttttttttccttttttttcctttttttttttcaggcataagatcacacgaaaatatgaacatttaaaaaagacactttgtgacgaagtgtcttt
This window of the Rutidosis leptorrhynchoides isolate AG116_Rl617_1_P2 chromosome 7, CSIRO_AGI_Rlap_v1, whole genome shotgun sequence genome carries:
- the LOC139859272 gene encoding F-box/FBD/LRR-repeat protein At1g13570-like, which translates into the protein MNLCFKMNAQRLLLDGTITTLPSDIIENIMWRLPIEEVVRTSILSKEWRYNWTKIPKVVFTEEMFDESMDENQLPVIEQGLEEPKSERKKMSRRCKLFYAINKFLLLHHRPIVDFTISMSSSDSNVDSVEIDQILLHLSRKNTVKKIHLSFGCGSFNQQNRTSFLEGQDDGLLLFYKLPLCIFSFHHLYLSGCAIFKPQTLNRFGSLTTLLLENVVINDKALVHILSNNPLLKNLTMLKGANGFVYCKKDDHATTLVELFQFLPVIEHLVLCVRGIQVNL